In Xenorhabdus poinarii G6, the following are encoded in one genomic region:
- the hslR gene encoding ribosome-associated heat shock protein Hsp15 produces the protein MQNSDSDQIVRLDKWLWAARFYKTRSIAREMIEGGKVHYNGQRSRPGKRVELNAEIKLRQGNDEKTVVVLALNSHRRRAVEAQQLYQETAESIMNREKTALARKMNALTMPHPDRRPDKKERRTLIKFKNTRLNGSEDTEKA, from the coding sequence ATGCAGAATTCAGACTCCGATCAGATTGTTCGCCTTGATAAATGGCTGTGGGCTGCCCGTTTTTATAAAACCCGTTCCATCGCACGTGAAATGATTGAAGGGGGAAAAGTCCATTATAATGGGCAGCGGAGTAGGCCGGGTAAACGGGTTGAGTTGAATGCAGAGATCAAACTGCGTCAGGGAAATGACGAAAAAACGGTCGTTGTCTTGGCATTAAACAGCCACAGACGGCGTGCCGTAGAGGCTCAGCAACTTTATCAGGAAACGGCTGAAAGTATTATGAATCGGGAAAAAACGGCATTGGCTCGTAAAATGAATGCACTCACCATGCCGCATCCCGATCGTCGTCCGGATAAAAAAGAACGGCGTACATTAATAAAATTCAAGAACACAAGATTAAATGGGTCGGAAGATACTGAAAAAGCCTGA
- the hslO gene encoding Hsp33 family molecular chaperone HslO yields the protein MTKHDQLHRFLFESHSVRGELVSVSETYQRMLENHSFPQPVQQLLGELLVATSLLTATLKFNGDITVQIQGDGPVKMAVINGNNQHQMRGTARIDGEVNAASSLRDMIGNGYMVITVTPTEGERYQGVVALEGETLAECLDVYFKQSEQLSTRLFIRTGELDGKMAAGGMLLQILPGAQKGSEGMLDHLSQLTATIKGEELFTLEAAEILYRLYHEEEVTLFDPQQIAFRCGCSRQRCADSLVTLPDADLQDILHQDGNIDMACEFCGTHYMFDEKDIGEIKAVKEEP from the coding sequence ATGACCAAGCATGATCAATTACACCGTTTTTTATTTGAAAGCCACTCTGTCAGGGGGGAACTGGTTTCTGTTAGTGAAACTTACCAACGGATGCTGGAAAATCACTCATTTCCTCAACCCGTACAGCAGCTATTAGGTGAGTTGTTGGTCGCAACCAGTCTGTTAACCGCGACATTGAAATTCAATGGGGATATCACCGTACAAATTCAGGGGGACGGGCCAGTGAAAATGGCGGTGATTAATGGTAATAACCAGCATCAGATGCGTGGCACAGCTCGCATTGATGGCGAAGTGAATGCGGCCAGCAGCCTGCGCGACATGATCGGTAATGGCTATATGGTCATTACCGTGACCCCAACAGAAGGTGAGCGTTATCAGGGCGTTGTGGCACTGGAAGGCGAAACGTTGGCGGAGTGTCTGGATGTGTACTTTAAGCAATCAGAACAGCTATCAACCCGTCTGTTTATCCGTACCGGGGAACTGGATGGAAAAATGGCGGCAGGCGGTATGTTATTGCAGATCCTGCCGGGGGCACAGAAAGGCAGTGAAGGCATGCTTGACCACTTATCACAGCTGACGGCAACTATTAAGGGAGAAGAGCTGTTTACATTGGAGGCGGCAGAAATTTTGTATCGCCTCTATCATGAAGAGGAGGTCACACTCTTTGATCCTCAGCAGATAGCATTCCGTTGTGGCTGCTCTCGGCAGCGCTGTGCTGATAGTCTGGTGACATTACCCGACGCGGATTTGCAGGACATTTTGCACCAGGATGGCAACATTGACATGGCATGTGAGTTTTGTGGTACGCACTATATGTTCGATGAGAAAGATATCGGTGAAATAAAGGCGGTTAAAGAAGAACCATGA
- the pckA gene encoding phosphoenolpyruvate carboxykinase (ATP), with protein MGVTGITEQALEVYGIHGVSEIVYNSSYEQLFSEETQSSLQGYERGTLTHLGAVSVDTGIFTGRSPKDKYIVRDDVTRDTVWWADQGKGKNDNKPLSQETWSHLKRLVTQQLSGKRLFVVDTFCGANADTRLKVRFITEVAWQAHFVKNMFIRPSDEELVGFTPDFIVMNGAKCTNPQWKEQGLNSENFVAFNLTERMQLIGGTWYGGEMKKGMFSMMNYLLPLKGIASMHCSANVGEAGDVAIFFGLSGTGKTTLSTDPKRKLIGDDEHGWDDDGVFNFEGGCYAKTINLSKEAEPDIYHAIRRDALLENVTVLADGTIDFNDGSKTENTRVSYPIYHIENIVKPVSKAGHATKVIFLTADAFGVLPPVSCLTPEQTQYHFLSGFTAKLAGTERGVTEPTPTFSACFGAAFLSLHPTQYAEVLVKRMQSSGAKAYLVNTGWNGTGKRISIKDTRAIIDAILNGDIEDSDSIQLPIFDLAVPTTLPGVETNILDPRHTYADKSEWEVKAKDLAQRFIDNFDKYTDTAAGAALVNAGPKLSVS; from the coding sequence ATGGGCGTTACAGGCATTACTGAGCAGGCACTTGAGGTTTATGGTATTCATGGCGTGAGTGAAATCGTTTATAACTCAAGTTATGAACAGTTATTCTCTGAAGAAACTCAATCCTCACTACAAGGGTACGAGCGTGGCACATTGACTCACCTCGGGGCGGTTTCGGTGGATACCGGTATTTTCACCGGGCGTTCCCCGAAAGATAAATACATTGTCCGCGATGATGTGACCCGCGATACGGTCTGGTGGGCTGATCAAGGTAAAGGAAAAAATGATAACAAACCGCTCAGTCAAGAAACCTGGTCTCACCTCAAAAGATTGGTTACTCAGCAGCTTTCAGGCAAACGTTTGTTTGTGGTTGATACTTTCTGCGGAGCTAATGCGGATACACGGCTGAAAGTGCGCTTTATCACAGAAGTGGCGTGGCAGGCACACTTTGTGAAAAATATGTTTATCCGTCCGTCAGATGAAGAATTAGTTGGCTTTACACCTGATTTTATTGTGATGAACGGTGCTAAATGCACTAACCCACAATGGAAAGAACAAGGGTTGAACTCTGAGAACTTTGTGGCTTTTAACCTGACCGAACGTATGCAGTTAATTGGTGGTACTTGGTACGGTGGGGAAATGAAAAAAGGCATGTTCTCAATGATGAACTACCTGTTGCCACTGAAAGGTATCGCCTCCATGCACTGCTCTGCTAACGTGGGTGAAGCAGGGGATGTTGCCATTTTCTTCGGTCTTTCAGGGACAGGGAAAACCACACTTTCTACTGATCCGAAACGCAAGTTGATCGGTGACGATGAACACGGTTGGGATGATGACGGCGTGTTTAATTTTGAAGGTGGGTGCTACGCGAAAACCATCAATTTGTCCAAAGAAGCTGAACCGGATATCTATCACGCCATTCGCCGTGATGCGTTGTTGGAGAACGTCACGGTATTGGCAGATGGGACAATTGATTTCAATGACGGTTCCAAAACAGAAAATACCCGTGTTTCTTACCCGATTTATCACATTGAAAACATCGTTAAGCCGGTCTCAAAAGCAGGTCACGCGACGAAAGTCATTTTCCTGACCGCAGATGCCTTCGGTGTCTTGCCCCCGGTTTCCTGTTTAACACCAGAGCAGACTCAATATCACTTCCTGTCTGGTTTTACCGCAAAATTGGCGGGCACAGAACGCGGCGTGACAGAACCAACACCCACATTCTCTGCCTGTTTCGGTGCGGCATTCCTGTCATTGCATCCGACACAATATGCGGAAGTGCTGGTTAAGCGTATGCAGTCATCAGGCGCGAAAGCTTATCTGGTGAATACGGGTTGGAATGGAACAGGCAAACGTATTTCCATCAAAGATACCCGCGCAATTATCGATGCGATTCTCAATGGTGACATTGAAGATTCAGACAGCATTCAACTGCCGATTTTTGATTTGGCTGTCCCGACGACTTTACCGGGAGTAGAGACCAACATTTTAGACCCACGTCATACTTATGCGGATAAATCCGAATGGGAAGTGAAGGCAAAAGATCTGGCACAACGCTTTATCGATAACTTCGATAAATATACAGATACTGCGGCGGGTGCTGCATTGGTGAACGCTGGCCCTAAACTGTCGGTTTCTTAA
- a CDS encoding B3/B4 domain-containing protein, translated as MKVSIARPIIELFPDIAVYGLLVKGINNKLIKPVDFGNIGDIDQAIFKSEIEKWSGIYNAFSHPKKARVSIKYLLDVFLKGKLKKINPIVDIYNYASLISMCPIGGEDVNKLGKGHLNLSVASGKETFTPFNSSVIENPFPKEVIWGINDDVVVCRSMNFIESNDYKITEDTNNILFIIEKPLPTLNGDPMKAFSFIKEQSSNINTNVIEFTLTAQNTSVSF; from the coding sequence ATGAAGGTATCAATAGCTAGACCCATTATCGAATTGTTCCCTGATATCGCAGTTTATGGTTTGCTTGTTAAAGGAATAAATAACAAATTAATAAAACCTGTAGATTTCGGCAATATAGGAGATATCGATCAGGCTATTTTCAAATCTGAGATTGAAAAATGGTCCGGTATTTATAATGCGTTTAGCCACCCCAAAAAAGCCAGGGTTTCTATCAAGTATCTTCTGGATGTTTTTTTGAAAGGTAAGTTAAAAAAAATAAATCCTATCGTAGATATTTATAATTATGCCTCATTGATCTCCATGTGTCCTATCGGGGGAGAGGATGTGAATAAACTAGGTAAAGGTCATTTGAATCTTTCCGTTGCGTCGGGAAAAGAAACATTCACTCCATTTAATTCGAGTGTGATAGAAAATCCATTCCCCAAAGAAGTGATATGGGGTATTAATGACGATGTTGTCGTATGTCGTTCAATGAATTTTATTGAGTCCAATGATTATAAAATCACAGAGGACACCAATAATATCCTATTCATTATCGAAAAACCGCTACCCACACTGAATGGGGATCCGATGAAAGCGTTCAGTTTCATTAAGGAACAATCGAGCAACATAAACACCAATGTCATAGAATTTACCCTAACAGCACAAAACACCTCCGTCTCTTTTTAA
- a CDS encoding LysR family transcriptional regulator, which translates to MTPFERFKGIEAFVITADLGSFTAAGHQLNLTNSAISKSVARLEDRLGTRLFERTTRRLALTDAGSAFYRTCVRVLADLKEAEIVLSTQFREPVGRLRLDAPEAFGRLHVMPLILQLTEQHPYLLPHVSLTDRFVDLLNEGIDVAVRIGGAEHWPASLGHTYLGSERLIFCASPDYLAKNGTPTSVNELLSHDSVLYGKADGSTSPWLITNNTGLVERKTMEGRIIVGSGEAQASAVKAGYGIAQLATWLVCDDIKRGDLVIILPELTTDGLPLNLVWPIGKQLLPKVSSILALLKKELRIH; encoded by the coding sequence ATGACGCCTTTTGAACGTTTTAAAGGTATAGAAGCCTTCGTAATCACAGCTGATTTAGGGAGTTTCACTGCAGCTGGACATCAGTTGAATTTGACCAACTCTGCAATTAGCAAGAGTGTGGCACGTTTGGAAGATCGGCTAGGTACTCGCCTGTTTGAACGCACAACTCGTCGATTGGCTCTGACTGACGCGGGCAGTGCGTTCTACCGCACTTGTGTACGTGTTCTTGCTGACTTAAAAGAAGCGGAAATTGTTCTCAGTACCCAATTTAGAGAACCGGTAGGGCGATTGCGCTTAGATGCCCCAGAAGCGTTTGGCCGTTTACATGTTATGCCACTCATTTTACAGCTTACAGAACAGCATCCTTATTTATTGCCTCACGTATCCCTCACGGATCGCTTTGTTGATCTGCTCAATGAGGGCATAGATGTAGCAGTACGTATTGGGGGAGCGGAACATTGGCCCGCTTCTTTGGGACACACTTATCTTGGTAGCGAGCGTCTAATTTTTTGTGCTTCACCCGACTATTTAGCAAAAAATGGTACACCGACGTCAGTCAACGAGTTGCTATCTCATGATTCTGTACTCTACGGTAAGGCTGATGGAAGCACGAGTCCCTGGTTGATCACAAATAATACGGGTTTGGTTGAACGTAAGACAATGGAAGGACGTATTATCGTTGGTAGCGGCGAGGCGCAGGCGAGTGCAGTTAAAGCGGGATATGGCATAGCACAATTGGCAACATGGTTGGTCTGTGATGATATAAAACGAGGTGATTTAGTGATCATTTTGCCTGAACTGACCACAGATGGCCTACCACTGAATTTAGTATGGCCAATTGGCAAGCAATTGCTTCCTAAAGTGAGTAGCATATTAGCATTGCTAAAGAAAGAGTTACGGATTCATTAA
- a CDS encoding MFS transporter, giving the protein MSSYSTSVATESVSRNGLSIVILAIAAFVIVTTEYLIVGLLPSLSRDLNVSISAAGQLVTLFAFTVMLFGPVLTALLSHIERKRLFIVILLIFAVSNALAAVAPNIWVLAIARFIPALMLPVFWGTASETAGQIVGPKRAGRAVSQVYLGISAALLFGIPLGTLAADSIGWRSTFWGLAGLSLLMAMLIFIFMPTVARPEKIKIKEQTRILKDPRFVANVVLSVVIFTAMFTAYTYLADTLERIVGVQPAYVGWWLMGFGAIGLIGNWLGGRYVDRHPLSVTVIFTLLLGIGMVFTVPLASSSFLLVMSLALWGIAYTALFPICQVRVMKSASHAQALAGTLNVSAANAGTGLGAIMGGVAITQWGLGSIGYVASGIAVIAILMVAWIVRLK; this is encoded by the coding sequence ATGTCTTCTTATTCCACATCGGTCGCAACAGAATCAGTTAGCCGTAATGGTCTTTCTATTGTTATCCTTGCCATCGCGGCTTTCGTTATTGTCACAACAGAATATCTCATCGTTGGGCTTCTTCCCTCATTGTCCCGTGACTTAAATGTTTCAATTTCAGCAGCAGGGCAACTTGTGACATTATTTGCATTTACAGTTATGTTGTTCGGGCCAGTATTAACTGCATTATTATCTCACATCGAGCGTAAGCGCTTATTTATCGTCATCTTGCTAATATTTGCGGTTTCTAATGCACTAGCCGCAGTTGCGCCAAATATTTGGGTACTTGCTATTGCGCGTTTTATTCCTGCTTTGATGTTACCCGTATTTTGGGGAACAGCCAGTGAAACTGCCGGGCAAATTGTGGGGCCAAAACGTGCAGGACGAGCTGTTTCACAAGTTTACTTAGGTATTTCAGCAGCGTTACTGTTCGGTATTCCATTAGGAACGCTTGCGGCAGATTCCATTGGTTGGCGAAGCACGTTCTGGGGGTTAGCTGGCTTGTCTCTTTTGATGGCAATGCTTATCTTTATCTTCATGCCGACCGTTGCTCGACCAGAGAAGATAAAAATTAAGGAGCAAACTCGTATTCTAAAAGATCCTCGATTTGTCGCTAACGTAGTGTTATCTGTTGTTATTTTTACTGCAATGTTCACCGCTTACACCTATTTAGCTGATACATTAGAACGCATTGTCGGGGTTCAACCGGCATATGTTGGATGGTGGTTAATGGGCTTTGGTGCTATCGGCTTGATTGGAAACTGGTTAGGTGGTCGCTATGTTGATCGTCATCCACTAAGCGTGACGGTGATATTCACGCTATTGTTAGGTATAGGAATGGTCTTCACTGTACCACTGGCCAGCTCTTCGTTCCTGCTCGTCATGTCTTTAGCACTGTGGGGTATTGCTTATACTGCGTTATTTCCCATTTGTCAGGTACGCGTTATGAAATCAGCGTCACATGCTCAAGCTTTGGCAGGTACTTTGAATGTCTCTGCTGCTAACGCAGGAACAGGATTAGGTGCAATCATGGGTGGGGTAGCCATCACACAATGGGGTCTGGGGAGTATTGGCTACGTGGCGAGCGGTATTGCTGTTATCGCTATCCTTATGGTGGCATGGATTGTGCGATTAAAGTAA
- a CDS encoding GNAT family N-acetyltransferase codes for MTIFHPTIQIRRYQSGDDRKISQLFREVYGNSYVYPDIYLPSLINDNQITGQWHSALAFHQERLIGHASLVKDPMQPNQAELALIAVYPDFQGYGVAKSLGSYLCDYAKEQGYNLLTIKQVCSHPKSQHIARNLGFHSTALMLDYVDSPFGLPEPESIVQGVLPLKSLPLPKLNWPQPWQNWVSLIGQYVGESTPYTPSVYQRSMIAEPFTIKKSGRRLDITLYEIHSDFLSEVIDFPTGQLIYLKLPACEETLGFYSLLKKGGFRFAGLCPDTHDGWFLLWLRGYQLTPYQFHDSETQHLYQMELGG; via the coding sequence ATGACTATCTTCCATCCCACTATTCAGATCCGCCGCTATCAGTCAGGTGATGATAGAAAAATCAGCCAATTATTCCGTGAAGTTTACGGCAATTCGTATGTTTATCCTGACATTTATCTACCAAGCCTGATCAATGATAACCAAATCACCGGGCAATGGCACTCAGCCTTAGCATTCCATCAGGAGCGGCTTATCGGTCATGCTTCTTTGGTCAAAGATCCCATGCAGCCAAATCAGGCCGAGTTAGCACTGATTGCGGTATATCCTGATTTTCAAGGTTATGGTGTGGCGAAGTCTCTGGGCAGTTATTTATGCGATTACGCGAAAGAGCAAGGTTATAACTTATTGACGATAAAACAGGTATGTTCACATCCGAAAAGCCAGCACATTGCCCGAAATTTAGGTTTCCATTCTACGGCGCTGATGCTGGATTATGTCGATTCGCCATTTGGTTTACCCGAACCTGAAAGTATCGTTCAGGGGGTTTTGCCGCTGAAATCATTGCCATTACCTAAGCTCAACTGGCCACAGCCCTGGCAAAACTGGGTTTCCCTGATAGGCCAATATGTCGGCGAATCAACTCCATATACCCCATCCGTGTATCAGCGTTCAATGATCGCTGAACCATTTACGATTAAAAAATCCGGTCGTCGTCTGGATATCACGCTATACGAGATTCATTCTGACTTTTTATCGGAGGTGATCGATTTTCCGACCGGTCAGCTAATTTATTTGAAACTCCCGGCCTGTGAAGAAACGCTGGGGTTCTACTCACTGCTCAAAAAAGGGGGTTTTCGATTTGCTGGGCTTTGCCCAGACACACATGATGGCTGGTTTTTACTCTGGTTACGAGGTTATCAATTGACACCCTATCAATTTCACGACTCAGAGACTCAACATCTCTATCAAATGGAACTGGGGGGATAA
- a CDS encoding phenylacetate--CoA ligase family protein, translating into MMTRTTLINLIRYVREHSAYYRECYQSIPEHWTLEDLPLVEPCHYWAHSNNLPTWPVLTAPPEGGHVFKTGGSTSDGRLSVFSQQEWKTFIHSFGQGIARQLNPGDRVANLFFAGDLYTSFVFIHGALSNAPLPLLEFPFAGKIEDESLVNNIRLHNINVLAGVPVQLIRLAHYLKDTGQTLPGVETILYGGESMFDAQIAIIRHVFPQARLGSIGCASVDAGLIGYADTGCQKGEHRVFENDTIVEIIDEISHQPITVPGKRGLLVVTNLQRRLMPVIRYPTGDMACWCDSEPAERKFTLQGRANQGYRIRFGTLSLFPDDLAAQLSQHRELLAWQLEFSQKEGQDQIRLLVASLQTVDIDKIRHRVMTAFPHLDKLCTQKNMLEIVQTNIDDMYTHPRSGKLQRVVDLRNYH; encoded by the coding sequence ATGATGACCAGAACAACCTTGATTAATTTGATCCGTTATGTGCGCGAACATTCTGCTTATTACCGAGAATGCTATCAGTCCATTCCAGAGCATTGGACTTTAGAAGATTTGCCACTCGTGGAACCCTGTCATTATTGGGCACACTCAAACAATTTGCCAACATGGCCGGTGCTGACTGCGCCGCCGGAAGGCGGTCACGTGTTTAAAACAGGCGGCTCAACCAGTGATGGACGGTTGTCGGTTTTCAGTCAACAAGAGTGGAAAACATTCATTCATTCCTTTGGCCAAGGTATTGCCCGCCAATTAAATCCTGGGGATCGGGTGGCCAATTTGTTTTTTGCCGGCGATCTTTATACCAGCTTTGTTTTCATCCACGGTGCATTATCGAATGCACCACTGCCCCTATTGGAATTTCCTTTTGCTGGCAAGATCGAGGATGAATCGCTGGTTAACAATATCCGCCTTCATAATATCAATGTGCTGGCAGGCGTACCGGTTCAGTTAATCCGCCTGGCTCACTATCTGAAAGACACAGGACAAACATTACCAGGGGTGGAAACCATCCTTTACGGTGGAGAAAGTATGTTCGATGCACAAATTGCAATCATACGACATGTTTTCCCTCAGGCTCGTTTAGGCTCCATAGGGTGTGCCAGTGTCGATGCCGGTTTAATCGGCTATGCGGATACCGGCTGTCAAAAAGGGGAACACCGGGTATTTGAGAACGATACGATTGTTGAGATCATCGATGAAATAAGCCACCAGCCAATTACTGTACCCGGTAAACGTGGGCTCTTGGTTGTCACTAATCTGCAACGACGGCTCATGCCCGTCATCCGTTATCCTACCGGAGATATGGCTTGCTGGTGTGATTCAGAACCGGCAGAGCGCAAGTTCACCTTACAAGGACGAGCGAATCAAGGTTACCGTATCCGGTTTGGCACATTGTCTTTATTCCCTGACGATTTAGCAGCACAGCTATCACAACACCGCGAGCTTTTAGCCTGGCAATTGGAGTTCAGCCAGAAAGAAGGGCAAGATCAAATCCGCTTATTGGTTGCAAGCCTCCAGACTGTCGACATTGACAAAATACGCCACCGGGTCATGACTGCCTTTCCGCATTTGGACAAACTTTGTACTCAGAAAAATATGTTGGAGATCGTACAAACTAATATCGATGATATGTATACCCATCCACGGTCAGGTAAATTGCAACGTGTTGTGGATCTGCGTAATTATCATTAA